The DNA window CGGCGCATTGCCGCCGAGTTCGAGCCCGAGCTTCTTCACCCCGACCGCGGCCTGCTGATACAGAATCTTTCCGACCTCGGTCGATCCGGTGAAGCCGACAAAGCGCACCGCGGGATGTTCGCACAACACCTTGCCGATAGCAGACGATTTGCCGGTGAGGATATTGAACACGCCCTTGGGCACGCCGGCCTTCTCGGCCAAAGCCACCAGCGCCAGCGCGGTGAGCGGCGTCTCGTTGGCGGGTTTGAGCACCACGGTACAGCCGGCGGCCAGCGCCGGCGAAACCTTGCGGGTGATCATCGAACACGGGAAATTCCACGGCGTGATCGCGCCGCAGACGCCGATCGGCTGGCGGATCACGAGCAGCCGCGCGTCCGGCCGCTGCGTCGGAATGGTCTCGCCATAGACCCGCCGGGCTTCCTCGGCGAAGAACTCGACATAGGCGCCGCCGATGTCGACTTCGCCGAGCGCCTCGGCCAGCGGCTTGCCCTGCTCGGAAGTGAGGATCAGCGCCAGATCTTCGCGGTTGGCGATGATCAGGTCGAACCATTTGCGCAAAATATTGGAGCGCTGTTTGGCGGTGAGTTTGGCCCATGCCGGGAACGCGCGCTCGGCGGCTTCCACGGCCTGCGTCGCTTCCGCCGTGCTCATGACAGGCACCTTGGCAAGTTCGGCACCGTTGACCGGATTGGTCACGGGATGCGCCGGCGTGCCGACCCAGGCGCCGTCGATGTAGCAGCGGTCGCGCAGCAGCGACGGATCCTTCAGACGATCACGCAGCGATGGCGCGGAGGATTGCGAAGTGCGTGCAGCAGCGGTTGGGGACATGGCGTTGCTCCTTGGGATGTTTTTCGGCCTTGAGGCCGTCAATATAGGTGCAATCAGGCCGCGATGCATCGGCTCACTAGCCGACCGCAATTGCTGTTCGTCATTCCGGGATGGTCCGAAGGACCAGACCCGGAATCTCGAGATTCCGGGTTCGATGCGGAGCCTGTCATCGGGCCGCGCTTCGCGCGGACCCGTTGGCATCGCCCCGGAATGACAGGGGTTCAGGCCGCGCCGCTCATATAGGCTTCGCGGCGACCGATCATGCGCTCCACCGCGGCCTTGGCATCGGCCTTGGAGGAGGTTGCGCAGGTGCGATATTCGAGGTCGGGCATCTGAGCGGGCTCGCGCCGCCC is part of the Bradyrhizobium erythrophlei genome and encodes:
- a CDS encoding NAD-dependent succinate-semialdehyde dehydrogenase: MSPTAAARTSQSSAPSLRDRLKDPSLLRDRCYIDGAWVGTPAHPVTNPVNGAELAKVPVMSTAEATQAVEAAERAFPAWAKLTAKQRSNILRKWFDLIIANREDLALILTSEQGKPLAEALGEVDIGGAYVEFFAEEARRVYGETIPTQRPDARLLVIRQPIGVCGAITPWNFPCSMITRKVSPALAAGCTVVLKPANETPLTALALVALAEKAGVPKGVFNILTGKSSAIGKVLCEHPAVRFVGFTGSTEVGKILYQQAAVGVKKLGLELGGNAPFVVFDDADIDAAVEGAMVSKYRNMGQTCVCANRIYAQDKIYDQFVEKLSKKVAAMKIGDGTEAGVTQGPLINMDAVDKVEKHIADAVKHGAKIVTGGKRHSLGGTFFEPTVLANVAPDALVSQEETFGPLAPVFRFKDEADVIAMCNNSPFGLASYFYSRDLGRVWRVAEALESGMVGVNTGLITTEVAPFGGVKESGLGREGSHHGMEEYVEIKYVMMAGI